The DNA window AAAACTCTTTCATAAATACTCATTAAAATTGGCTGGCCAATGGCGGCAAGAGCTTGTTTTTCTTTTAAAACCGACGGCCGCTTAGCTATGCCAACCCTGCCCATTCCAGCACCAATAGCGCCAGAAGTAACAATAATTACACTATGTCCTTTTTTCATAATAGACACAATATCGCGCGCAATAGCACCAATCAGTTTTTTATTAACCGAACCATTGTTTTGCGTAAGTAAGTTAGTTCCAATTTTAACTACAATTTTCATTTTTATACCGAGTACTTGCCGCTTCTTGCCTTTTTTAACGCGGCCTCAAGCTCTTTTTTTTTGTCTTCAAAACCAGCCCTGCCCATAAGCGTGTATGTTAACTCTTTGCCAAGCTCTACACCGGGCTGATTAAACGCATCAATATTTAAAAACTCACCGGCATACGCTGTGGCCAGCTCAAACATATATAAAACCTGGCCAATAGTGTACTCATTTATTACCGGTAATTCTATGCTCATATTCGGCCGTGCCTCTTTTGTTAAGGCAAGCCGTGTTGCTTCTTCTTCGGCTTTGAGCAATCCATTTAATGAATGCCCGCCAAGGTAGTGACCATCAAACGAAGGAATTTTTACAGTGTTTGTAAACTTACCGACTGAAAGGAAAGTAATAATTTTGTCTTGTGGCCCTTCTATATAAAGCTGTACCTGAGAGTGCTGATCTGTGGTGCCAAGCGCTTTAACCGGTGTTGGCCCAACGCAAACAACCTTCCCGTTTTTGTCTAATTTCTTACCCAAACTCTCTGCCCATAACTGGCGATACCAATCAGCTATGCCATAAAGCGCATTTGAATATGGCATCATTACGGATAGGTTTCTGCCGCGTTTGTAGAACATATACTGTATTGCCGCGTACAAAGCCGCTGGGTTTTTAAGTATATCTTCATTTTTGCATTGCTTATCCATTGCCGCGGCACCCTCTAAAAGTGCCTCAACATCAATGCCAGAAAAAGCCGCAGAAACAAGACCAACAGGCGTCATTACAGAGAACCTGCCGCCAACATTATCCGGGATTGGAAAACTTATCAAACCCTCTTTATTTACGGTTTCACGCAGGTAGCCCTTTTTTGCGTCGGTTGTCACTATCAAATTATTTTTATAATTTTTACCAAGTCGTTTCTTTAGGGCTTCTTTGAAAACAAAGTAGTTTGCAAAACACTCAGCCGTACTACCCGACTTTGATATAACATTAAACAATGTTGTTTTAGGGTCAACTACATCTAAAATACCTGATATTAAATCAGGATCTACATTATCTGGAACAAATATCTTAGGCCATTTTTTTCTACTCTTTTTATCAAGCAGGTTCCAAAATGGGTGCCTAAGAGCTTGCGTTAAAGCAATGTTCCCAAGTGCGCTTCCACCAATACCTATAACCACAAAGTTATCAAACTTTTTTGCAAGGGAGTTTGCAAGTTTCGTTATTTCTTTTGCGTCTGCCGTCTTATAGGGCAAGTCCATAAAACCAATTTTACCGGACAACCTATCTGCCTCTATATTCTTTCTTGCGGCAAGCGCTTTGGTATTAAATGCTGAAATTTCTAAGAGAGAAAGACC is part of the Endomicrobiales bacterium genome and encodes:
- a CDS encoding glucose-6-phosphate isomerase, which encodes MFKIVLNYANCLKDFVGKNGLSLLEISAFNTKALAARKNIEADRLSGKIGFMDLPYKTADAKEITKLANSLAKKFDNFVVIGIGGSALGNIALTQALRHPFWNLLDKKSRKKWPKIFVPDNVDPDLISGILDVVDPKTTLFNVISKSGSTAECFANYFVFKEALKKRLGKNYKNNLIVTTDAKKGYLRETVNKEGLISFPIPDNVGGRFSVMTPVGLVSAAFSGIDVEALLEGAAAMDKQCKNEDILKNPAALYAAIQYMFYKRGRNLSVMMPYSNALYGIADWYRQLWAESLGKKLDKNGKVVCVGPTPVKALGTTDQHSQVQLYIEGPQDKIITFLSVGKFTNTVKIPSFDGHYLGGHSLNGLLKAEEEATRLALTKEARPNMSIELPVINEYTIGQVLYMFELATAYAGEFLNIDAFNQPGVELGKELTYTLMGRAGFEDKKKELEAALKKARSGKYSV